Within Kineothrix sp. MB12-C1, the genomic segment TTCTAAATCCAGCAATTTTTTCCCCATCTGCAAATCTTGTTGTATAACATTGAATTCCATTATCAATCTGCTTAAAACATTTTTCTTCAAGAAAACCTTCTTGCTGCGTGACTTTCATTAACATTGCAATAGGATTTCCGCAAATAGTTAAATTATCACCGTTTTGTAATAGCTTACCAAGACGTAACCTTTTATTTTTGAATTCATTAATCTTGCTATCCTTTTTCAGCTTAAAATACTCCATATATTTAAAATTACTATTTAGCTGGTATAAGTCAATTAGTACGTTATTGATACTATATTTCGCAGTTCCTGTAATTGCTAAATACTGTAGAAAAGCTTCATTATCTAATTTTAATTGATTACAATAATTAATACTTTCTCTTGCTATTTCACCTAAAATCTCATAATTTGTGGTAAGTAAAGTATTGTTTATCTGGAAGGAACTTCTTTGTAAGTCACCCCATTTACTAGGGTGAGCAGTTTTCACTATAGCAAATCTTTCACCGTCTTTTTTCATGAATCCATCATAACATTTAAAAGCATCCTCAAGGGTTCCAGTTTTACTCATTAAATTTATAAATTTCATCCACTTTAAGGAATTCTCAGTAACAATTACTTTTATGTCAGTCACCTTAATTTTGCGGTCAATCATATCCGTTACATAAGTGGTATCATATCTTTCACCTAAATGATCTTTAAAATACTGTTGAATGTTCCCTCTAAATAAACAAGATTTAAAGAAATGACTTCTACAATAGATAAACCCCTCCATACCTTTCGGAAAAATAGAATTATCAATTAATCCCATTCCGTCCCACAAAGTATTTGTAATTTTTGATTCTTCACTTTCTCTGTCAACATAGCACTCCTTATTATTGTATTTAACCATTTTTATTGGACATAAATCTTTATTTATTCCGTGTGCTTCAAGGTCTTTTTTATTTATCCATGTCAGTTCTGGATTTATTTTTACTTTTTTCTTATAAAACGTTAAATTATGCTGATTGATATATTCTTCAAAAGCAGGATAATCTTTTTGATTTTTATATTTCTCAACCGTACGTTCTTTTACAGTAAATGCTTTTTTATATACAGATACCTCTTCATCCTTTAGTACAAATATATTTTCCATAGGAATATTTATGTAGCTGATAGCTGTAGCCGTAATCAATGGAGCATAAGCGGACATTTCTACAATTTGAGCACCCTTTTCATTTTTCATCTTATCCCAAAGTCCCATTGTTAAATAATTTCTAACCTTAACTAACAAGGTATCTCTAATAAAAAGACAGTGACCTTCTTTTGCTTTTCCGGGGCTCCGCATAAGCATTTTATATAATACAGTCTTTTCAGTACCAACAATTTCTTCTCCTGTTTTAGAATTATACTTTTTCCAAGTAATACTTGCTCCTGTTTTATAATAATATTCTCTTAATTCCTTAGATGTTTTTGCTGGTTTTATATTTCTTTCATTAGAATCATCTTTATCTACTCCCCAATCAAATTTCATCATTATAAAGTCTACACTGGAATTATTCCTATCTACAATCACTCCATGCTTACGAACAAATTCTGCAAACAAACTATTATTTATTACAGCATTCCCAAAGTCTAGATAAGAATCCTTATACAGTATATCACCACTATTATCTTCCTTTTTTATCTTGAATTTATAGTTGTTATTATATCTATAAAGGCTTGCTGCCTGTATACTTTTTATTTTAATTGCACTACTATTTTTATTCTTCTCTTTTTTTTGATTAGTATTTATAATAACCTTCCTCCAATCTAACACCTTCGTATAAAGCTCATGTATTCAAATTAATAAGTGACAGTTTTTTACCAAAAGTTCTCGTCTCTATTGATTGTCCTTCCATTCCCCTAAATTAATAATCTGAGATTGTCCTTTTATATTTTTCAAGATTATTTCAAATTCCTTCAGATCAGAAATATTAAATAACTCACTAGATAAAATATCCATTTTATTTGATTTCATTTCTACGGCATTGATGTACATATTAGAAAATGAAATATCCGTTACTTCATAAATCTTATCTGCTACCTTAATATATTTAATTTTTGTTATGTTTATTGTGGTATCCCCTTTCCCTGGTCAATTAATAAATAAAAAATCATTTTACGCAAAATTACATAAAAGTTTTTTTGGTTAGCGTAGCGAAACCAAAAATGCTTTGGGGTAATTTTCGTAATCAGTCTTTGCGTAAGCAAAGGCTGCCTAATGTCAGAGACTATACTAATGTATAATCGCTATTATCTATCAATTCAATTACATCTTGAACCGTCTTTTGTGTCGCTTTATTAGTACCACCTTTAGTTAGTTGTATAATTAATTTCATAGAATATGTTGGAAATAGTAAGGAACGAATTTTCTCGCGATATCCCATCCATAAAATACGCTCTCCATAATAGCCATGTCCACCATAATTACTCCATTTCTTTTCCAGATATGCATTTTTACTGATAATCGTCTCACATGTAGCTAGACAAGCAATAAGTAAGGATTCTGTTAACTTTTTATTTTGCAAACTTTCTTTATCTTGATTAGTCAATTTATTAATCTCCTATAATTTTAGTTCTATATATATGTCTGCGACGCTAGACACAGCCTAAGTCCAGCAAGCTGTCCTTAGTCAGTGCTTTTCTTCAAATCGATGCACTTTTTCGCCTACGGCTCAAAAGCACATTCGTTTTGAAGAATAATTCTAACTTTTTTATTTGGGGTTGGATTCACATTTTTCTATGTAGATAGATATTTGTGGATTCGCCCCCAAAATTTCACATTTTATAATGATCACGTCAGATTTTTTAAATCATCTACATTCTAATATCCAGTATCTCTTATCTCTGTTTGGATTAATACTACCATCATCTAACTTTCTTCTTTTATCAATTAGTGTTTTTCCGTCTATATCTGTATTATAAAACCTATGTTTATATAAATCTTTATATACATCATCTAATGATCCATTAAAAGTATTGATCCCCCTACTGTACCTTAGTTTCACGCCTATAGTCTCAAATTCTTCTTTAATACGATCTATGTTTTCTGAAAACAATTGTATCCCTTCTATAGATTTAAGGTATTCTAAAAATATATCAATTTTCCTAACATCAACAACCATATGTTCACATTTAGAAGATAAATCTTCTCCTAAAAAGTCTCTTATAATGGGTACATAACCAATATCACGCATTTGTAATAAAATATTATTATCCTGCTCATATTTCCTATATCTACAATCATTTATTTTTATTTTACTTTTTTTGTCCTCAGTAAAAAATGAATAAAATATCCTATTTTTGCTCAATCGCCTACGTTTCTTTCCGGTACCATATTCTTTAAAGAAATTATCATAATCATTTTTATAAGAAAAGACTGGCTCTAACTGTGAATTATTGATATTAAGTAATCCCTGTATTGCTTTAGGTTTATACTCTCTTATATAAAATGTGCAAAGATCGTCTTTAGTAAGACTTCTCTTTCTTCCAAGTGACTGAATCATAGAATCCGCATCAAAAATCTCACTGAATATGTGCTTAATCTTCTCATCCTTCAAATTTACCCCATTATCCAACACTGTTGTTGTAAATAGTATTCTTTTTTCAAAAGTGCTTCTCCCATCAGGCAATTGTTTTATACTATTAGAGATAATATTACTTTTTGTATCATATCCACAAATTTTCTTTAGCTCCATGCTCGTAGTACTCTTAGAACAAAAATAATTAGCAGTGTCTCCATATATCTTGTTCATTTCCTTCATTCTATTTGCAGAGTTACAGAACACTACAATTTTACTATCTAGCTCGTTTTCTAGGACATCATTTATGATTGTTGAAAGTTCATCTTTTTGGTAGAAATAAACATTTTTAACATAGGTATAGTCCTTACTAATTCTATATATATTTTTCTTTTTTACTTTATTTTTGTTTTCTAAATAATTAAAAAATATTTTTGCCGTTGCACTTACCCATAACACAACTGATTGCTTTTGTTTCATCAAATAATCATATGATATATCCGTATAGTCATTGAATTTTGCATCTGTTGTAAAGTAATGACATTCATCAACTACAATATAATCATAGTATGGGATTTTCATTTTTTGCTGAATCTTCTTTTGTAATGTTTGATAAGTTTCAACCCATACAATATTCTTTAACCCATAAAAATTAATCTCATTAAACACTTCTTTGCGCAGTTCGCTTCGATTACAGAGATACAATATTTTTCTTTCCTTGTTTTTTGCATACATTCCTAGAATTGTTATGCAAAAATAAGTTTTTCCACATCCAGTTCCACAATCTAATATTACAAATTCACTTTCCCATGATTTATAATCATTCTTAATAATATCTGATACCCATTTTTTTTGACTACTATTTGACAAATACAATTACACCTCCTTACGGAAATATTTCATCGTACTTCTCAAAGCAATAGTATCTTCAAAAAGAAATACCTTCAGCTCAGGATTTTTACTACTATCCTCTACTTTAATAATTTTGTGTCCATTTCCACATAACCAATTAGCCATCGACAGCGATTGAATCATATAAAATTTTGACTTAGCTTCCGTAATAATTTCGCTCCTCCTTCGTTTAAGCTTTCACATGTAGTCGCTTTGACGGGGAAATGACCCCCGTCATAAAGCTTTTCTTTTACTACTCCATAAGTCCAATTGTTAAAACATTCCTATTTCCATTCAGCCTGACGGAATCTGTTGTTACCATTTATGCCACCTCTGTTTTGGAAAATACATAATCTTTATCCATAACGGTTATTAACCCCACTTCACTTTCAAAACGGAAAATCTTTTTATCAGTTTTTCCGGCTCCAGTATTACACTCATAGACGGATTCAATAGCATTGAGTGTTAAATTTATATTTTCATTTTTACTATCTGAGATAGTAATGCAGTGGATACCATCAATATTTTTATATTCATAATGAAATGCTTCTATATATAATGAAGCATATATGGGGTTAGCGTAACTACAATTATCTAAATCATAGGTGGAAAAGCAACTCATGCTGCTTAGATTTATTTTAACTGGCTTGTCTATAAAATAATTTAGCAGCGGAACTGTATCTGCTACATAAGCATATGATAATGCTGTATCATTGTCGTAAACATATGGTGTATCTGTATGATCCTTCATATCGAAGGGCAGAAGTACTTCTTTTCCATTTTTCAGAATAATCAGTATGTTGTACTTCCCATAGAGTTCATTATCTCCAGTAATATCATCCGTAAAATGTACGTCATCAATATCAGACAAGGGTAGTGTAATCATCCCCGTCAATTCGGCCCTGGTGTTGTCTTCCGTATCATAAAATAATGCTGTGTTACCATTTATTATAATGTCATCAAAACTCATACTCACTTCTATATTCTCTTTGCATCCATCATAGGAATGAATTTGTATACGTCCTTTTATTAAGTTATTAAAAAGTAAATTCTCTAGTGCCTTTTTTGCTTCAAATGTCATTGTCTTATCCTCCAGTAATCCGTTTCTAATTTGTATTTTTAACAACTACTTTTTTCTCTATTTTTTTGTTGCTCCTTTTGCAAAAACTTTTTGATGTCATTTAAATCTAAATCGTAATTCTTTCCATACACAATATTTCCATCTTTGTATACATAGTATCCACATACTCTCAATGGATACTTTTTGCCAGCTACATTCTTTCTTACTAAGAATCCTAATTTTTTTGCCTTATAATATACTTTCTTTGGAATATAATTTCCGCTTTTATCTTTCACTTGGTATAGCTTTTCTTTGATTTCCTCAATTGAAAGTTTATTGATTGTTTCCATAGTAAACTTATAAATTATATTGAATAAAATTGTATAATCTTCATTTAATGTGTGGTTATTTTTACCATTCCAGTTATGCACTTCACCACCTAGACACTGAATCTTCTTATAACCACTTGCAGGTACAAAGTCATCCTTCCACCATCCTATCCAATTTCTCAGCATATCGCCCCGGCTTATCTTTTTACATCGCTTCATAAAATATGCTAAAATCCATTTCTTTTCTTCAAAATTCGAAATCTTTGTCATATATACCCTTTCTTTTTTACGTTTTTTCCTTTTTCAACGGATGTCTCATATAATAAGGAAGCCCCCCTTCTCTTATATACATGTGGTTATCCAGTTACTACTATTTAAAAGTGTCGATGATGTTGGCTCTCTTGTCCTATTCACTAATTACCTCCTTTTATTAAGAGATTCGAGATCGATAATTGTATCAATAATATTTCATCCCTTTAAAATATCAGTAGCTTAACTACTTGTTATCTGTTCATTACTGTTTAATCAAGTTCGCGCAATAAATCCAAACTAACCTGTCTACGCTTATTTACTCCCCTTTTCTCTGGCATCTTTGGTTCATTTTCAATATCTTCCAAGTCTTCTAAGATAGAAAAAGACTTGCGTTTTTCAATACGTTCTTTTTGCTCTTTTAATGCCGTCTTCCCCAAATTGGATATGTATTCCACAGGAAATCCCAATCCAGATGCGCATACGATGTTCGCAGTACCATTGTTTCCTATAAAAATATTTTCAGGATTCCCCACTGCCTTTATAATTTCCTGTTCATCAATGTGATTCCCCTTTTGATTAATCATTCCTATATGAGCAACAATCTTATCATTATTAATAGGAAGGAAAATGTTTTTTGCAGTCAATGTATTAACCATCTCTTGTGTGGAAATCTTTTTATCTGCCTCTTCTTGCTTACTCACTTTGTTATCGGAGCGCATAGAAATTATAAAAGCACCATTGTCTGACAGCATTTTCAATTTTTCAGAATCATCAAAATTAGAAGTAGCCGATGATGAATCATCTGAGAAAAATGCATCTAACATATTTACAAGGTTATAATTAATTTTATCCAACTCATCAGAATACTCATTGTTCACAAACATAATGGCTCCCATTTCTTGGATTTCCATTAACTCCTTGGCTGTATTGTACGCGTTTAGTCGTTTTTGAATTGCTTCATCGGCTCTTGGCATCATAAGAGCAGCACAAACTATTTTATTGGGTAATGCGCTTACTATATTCGCAATATGTGGAATCGAACCTGATCCGGTAGTCCCACCGCCAGTTGCAACAAGTAAAATTACCTTTTCTTTTATTTCACTTATTTTTTTGATGATGTCTTTATTGTTCTTTAATGCTTCAAAGGCTAATTCTCTATCACCAGCTAAACCATCGTATCCTTCTAAAACTAGTACATTTTTGGCATTTAACAATGTTTTATTATCTTGCTTTGAACCATTAATAAGGTACGAACTATAGTTTTTCTGCTGAAGACTATGCGCTACATTTTCACCACCCAATCCGATACCTATTACAAATACATCATTTTTAATCATTTTCTGTTCCTCCGTTTTCTATAAGTTTAATCGCTCTTGGTAATAGGTAGAAAGTATCCGCATTTGTAGATTTACAACCTCTTGCCACATAGTTACGTTCGCATAAGTTCATCATTTTACGATATGTGGTTGGTCTGGATGTGCTTGTAACGCTCATAATCTCTTGTAGCGTCATACTTTCAAAATAACTTACGCAATTTTTCTTTTTCAGAAGTTTCATAATTACGTAATCTAATCTGTTTAATTCCATTTTTACTCCTTCCTTGTAGGATATTTGTGCTTTATTGAACTGTACTTGTATTACAATTATTCTCAATTATTATTTACCAGTTCACGAAAATTCAAAAATTATAGGCATCTCTGCCTTTTACCTCTCAATTATATTAAGCATATATAGAACTCATGTTCTTGTCAATGA encodes:
- a CDS encoding DEAD/DEAH box helicase family protein, which encodes MSNSSQKKWVSDIIKNDYKSWESEFVILDCGTGCGKTYFCITILGMYAKNKERKILYLCNRSELRKEVFNEINFYGLKNIVWVETYQTLQKKIQQKMKIPYYDYIVVDECHYFTTDAKFNDYTDISYDYLMKQKQSVVLWVSATAKIFFNYLENKNKVKKKNIYRISKDYTYVKNVYFYQKDELSTIINDVLENELDSKIVVFCNSANRMKEMNKIYGDTANYFCSKSTTSMELKKICGYDTKSNIISNSIKQLPDGRSTFEKRILFTTTVLDNGVNLKDEKIKHIFSEIFDADSMIQSLGRKRSLTKDDLCTFYIREYKPKAIQGLLNINNSQLEPVFSYKNDYDNFFKEYGTGKKRRRLSKNRIFYSFFTEDKKSKIKINDCRYRKYEQDNNILLQMRDIGYVPIIRDFLGEDLSSKCEHMVVDVRKIDIFLEYLKSIEGIQLFSENIDRIKEEFETIGVKLRYSRGINTFNGSLDDVYKDLYKHRFYNTDIDGKTLIDKRRKLDDGSINPNRDKRYWILECR
- a CDS encoding DUF5659 domain-containing protein encodes the protein MIQSLSMANWLCGNGHKIIKVEDSSKNPELKVFLFEDTIALRSTMKYFRKEV